A part of Syngnathus acus chromosome 20, fSynAcu1.2, whole genome shotgun sequence genomic DNA contains:
- the dlec1 gene encoding deleted in lung and esophageal cancer protein 1 isoform X4, with translation MLESHIIQARARAAGTEQRTTERMKEDFMDVPDLQGLPPVKSAFIWHVDEGLLQVNDLISPLDYIKPQKIQMKAPAIVKPDLTRPTIAYTMHVAKEVNDNTLWRMRNESESNQTVECSSLVLKSRKSPTEKVQTRPLPKWKDEPSATDQAEGNSKLQKMKERQRILQNPRFLPPKDHQGAASLIRPRTVKKDDGMESSEESPVEVFLAIPPVVLFTVYNVGQVYETTLELKNVSFSSRDIRVLPASSSYFTIGLGRFPGKGGVVAPGMSCKFNVRFAPDSLADYEDRLVVESQGEHVLVVPIKAQRPPPVLTLPNVLDCGYCLIGGVRCVDFLCQNIGLSAGTFCIVPKNQWPITDPRSVVTSCYSDQPPFAVSPSFFSLQPGDTIVVEALFFPTTTERICRIFTIACDNCQVKDFCVQGEGQSIALELLSVSGKELPLILGEVHDITADYFVRFEPGNLHTVHQKTIVVRNNVHLELAFHWHIMKPNLQPLLPCELPDPLSIQYQPDRDDIFQVNPALGILTPCQDREFTISFFPKEMQDYHSVCHLVLSDIPQLPLETNDESRSGTLQPVRVGSKVSDTTVMEIEVKGSTEPFNILLVPYALIIPGEILISTTTRRHFKMWNNSKTPVSFQWDPVSSTCHKIEVEPATGKIDEKKCFAFELVVTGGKPEKVVTSLLCHIEHRSEPVTLVVEVTFKGPSVSISVPSVDFGLMRLGDQSSKTLYLDNVTQLDASWTLEEVHKSQDDGQDQQLTVEPCSGVLPPLTGCSVEIHFRPEFCQELETELELSVEDGTGCHLLVRADVQSPQLCLLNCELLLPELYMGVAAEGTVTIYNQTLLQSNFCWVEALKGQQASFCSATFEPLSGTLGPNASLDITVSFISQTDSALNDVIALCEVEGMNSPLVLSILAPTTQKLRVSYSLPDTSPVPDNKGQAELTIDFGDVLLAQPVTKQLLMTNHTAITASFTIQAEYFTCDVEKPSTPSQKSSHYMKKPLHSVQAKKLEEQSHKDFVSSLLANRKGAAFFIVPSAGTLEPFETQTVDVTAYSDVWGEYKDNLICNVGAIEPTHLPMQMLVKGCPLYFQIIGPRPKDQFQGPNVQFGTRLSGGETIFRSLRINNPTLFDIRLDWEMYNIFPNDRKVVDVMMSYGESFPLKESDDNPEGASKLSNGEAAWKRTHMLSSEASCCSSAGTEQEETTKDENNKLCLPKIKMLSVHIRAHVGDKSNEPYCVTPQQIIIPAQGSNTVNASFTPLTLSKTSSQSTCIGLGLGFISLDSEEAICVPGKVTRLHGLDLEPIRVDLLAVIKPAVLLVQMEDDNKVLGFHTSAGDLVNTEGEQVFLEEFDNVQSFLLRNPTEMGLVFRLIAQPPFSLHKEPTQSGSNAYCRWSAADPQTLILRSQNSMLVRVAFCCSPSLLELIEHPVDGVTLLTSDDGYKQLKIEQDLIIHYNNNSQQTVPLCAHVELATLRLSTDHIDFGLCYLGQMQEKEIKLYSIGSRTHWSLIIESSEDTSNVFSVTPTSGLLRSKDHQLLHDHYQRLEISFTASAVKQYKATVVITSLLEKNPLILELQGTGSRQM, from the exons ATGCTGGAGAGCCACATCATCCAGGCCAGAGCTCGGGCGGCTGGCACGGAGCAACGGACCACGGAACGGATGAAGGAGGACTTCATGGATGTGCCTGATCTTCAGGGCCTCCCTCCAG TCAAGTCAGCTTTTATCTGGCACGTTGATGAAGGGCTTCTTCAAGTAAATGACCTCATTTCACCACTGGACTATATAAAGCcgcaaaaaatacaaatgaaggcTCCAGCAATTg TAAAACCAGATCTTACCAGACCAACCATTGCCTACACCATGCATGTGGCTAAAGAGGTGAACGACAACACGCTATGGAGAATGAGgaacgagtccgagtccaacCAAACTGTGGAGTGCAGCTCACTGGTCCTAAAGAGCAGGAAGTCACCCACTGAG AAGGTACAGACCAGACCTTTGCCCAAGTGGAAGGATGAGCCGAGCGCAACGGATCAAGCGGAGGGCAACAGTAAACTCCAAAAGATGAAGGAACGGCAACGCATTCTCCAAAATCCACGCTTCCTGCCTCCGAAAGATCACCAGGGTGCCGCCTCCCTCATCCGCCCTCGGACGGTGAAGAAGGACGACGGCATGGAAAG CTCCGAAGAAAGTCCAGTTGAGGTGTTCCTGGCCATACCACCTGTTGTGCTCTTCACAGTCTACAATGTGGGACAGGTGTATGAG ACAACACTGGagttaaaaaatgtgagcTTTTCCAGCCGTGACATTCGAGTCCTACCGGCGAGCAGTTCTTACTTCACTATTGGTCTCG gGAGATTTCCTGGCAAAGGCGGTGTTGTCGCTCCAGGCATGAGTTGTAAGTTCAACGTGCGCTTCGCTCCAGACTCCCTTGCCGACTATGAAGACCGCTTAGTGGTGGAAAGTCAGGGCGAGCATGTCCTCGTGGTCCCCATCAAGGCGCAGAGGCCGCCTCCTGTTCTGACCT TGCCGAATGTTCTGGACTGTGGTTATTGTCTCATCGGGGGAGTGAGATGTGTTGACTTCCTTTGTCAGAACATCGGTCTCAGTGCCGGAACCTTCTGTATCGTCCCAAAGAATCAGTGGCCAATCACCGATCCCAGG TCGGTGGTTACAAGTTGTTACTCAGACCAGCCTCCCTTTGCCGTCAGCccatctttcttttctctgCAGCCTGGCGACACCATTGTCGTCGAG GCTCTTTTCTTTCCCACCACCACCGAACGCATTTGCCGGATTTTCACAATCGCGTGCGACAATTGCCAAGTGAAAGACTTTTGCGTTCAAG GCGAAGGCCAATCGATCGCTCTTGAGCTGTTGTCCGTTTCCGGCAAGGAGCTGCCTCTTATTTTAGGGGAGGTGCACGACATCACCGCAGACTACTTTGTCCGATTCGAACCGGGCAACCTTCACACGGTTCATCAGAAGACGATAGTCGTCAGAAATAATGT CCATTTGGAGCTGGCTTTTCACTGGCACATCATGAAGCCCAACCTCCAGCCGCTCCTTCCCTGTGAACTCCCCGACCCCTTATCCATCCAGTACCAACCTGACAGAGATGACATTTTCCAAGTCAACCCGGCTTTGGGAATTCTGACCCCCTGCCAGGATCGAGAGTTCACTATCTCCTTCTTTCCCAAGGAG ATGCAGGATTACCACAGCGTGTGCCATTTAGTCCTGAGCGACATCCCCCAACTGCCCTTGGAGACCAACGACGAGAG cAGATCCGGCACCCTGCAGCCCGTTCGCGTCGGCTCCAAGGTGAGCGACACCACCGTCATGGAAATCGAAGTCAAAGGTTCTACGGAGCCTTTCAACATCCTGCTGGTGCCCTACGCCCTCATCATCCCCGGGGAAATTCTTATTTCCACCACCACCCGGCGACATTTTAAG ATGTGgaataacagcaaaacaccTGTCTCCTTCCAATGGGACCCGGTGAGCAGCACTTGTCACAAAATAGAAGTGGAGCCTGCTACTGGAAAAAttg ACGagaaaaagtgttttgcttttgaactGGTTGTAACCGGAGGCAAACCGGAGAAGGTGGTGACCAGTCTGCTCTGCCACATCGAGCACCGTTCCGAACCCGTCACCTTGGTGGTGGAGGTCACCTTCAAG GGTCCCAGTGTGAGTATCAGCGTACCCAGCGTGGACTTTGGTCTCATGAGACTCGGGGACCAGAGCAGCAAGACGCTATACCTCGACAACGTCACGCAACTGGATGCTTCCTGGACGCTAGAGGAGGTGCACAAGAGTCAAGATGATGGACAAGATCAGCAG ctGACTGTCGAGCCATGCAGTGGGGTGCTCCCCCCTTTGACCGGCTGCAGTGTGGAGATCCACTTCAGGCCGGAGTTCTGCCAAGAACTTGAAACGGAACTGGAGCTGTCAGTAGAGGATGGGACAGGATG TCACCTACTCGTGCGTGCGGATGTGCAGTCTCCTCAGCTGTGTCTACTGAATTGCGAGCTTCTCCTTCCTGAACTCTACATGGGAGTAGCTGCAGAAGGGACCGTCACTATCTACAACCAGACGCTCTTGCAATCCAATTTCTGCTGGGTG GAAGCGCTAAAGGGTCAGCAAGCATCTTTTTGTTCAGCAACCTTTGAACCCCTGTCAGGCACTTTAGGACCAAACGCCAGCTTGGATATCACAGTCTCCTTCATATCCCAAACAGAT TCTGCACTGAATGATGTCATCGCACTCTGCGAGGTGGAGGGCATGAACTCGCCTCTTGTTCTCAGCATCCTGGCGCCCACTACCCAGAAACTCAGAGTGTCCTACTCACTCCCTGACACCAG TCCCGTTCCAGACAACAAGGGGCAAGCGGAGTTGACGATCGATTTTGGTGACGTACTGCTGGCGCAACCTGTCACCAAGCAGCTGCTTATGACCAATCACACCGCCATCACGGCATCTTTCACCATCCAGGCGGAATATTTCACCTGTGACGTGGAAAAGCCCAGCACCCCATCACAGAAAAG CTCCCATTACATGAAGAAGCCGCTTCACTCCGTCCAAGCCAAGAAATTAGAGGAGCAATCACACAAGG ACTTTGTGAGCAGCTTGCTGGCTAACAGAAAAGGTGCAGCCTTCTTCATCGTGCCAAGTGCCGGAACGCTGGAACCCTTTGAGACCCAAACTGTGGACGTGACCGCCTACAGCGACGTGTGGGGGGAGTACAAAGATAATCTCATATGCAAT gtggGGGCCATTGAGCCCACCCACCTCCCTATGCAGATGCTCGTGAAAGGCTGTCCGCTCTACTTCCAAATCATAGGCCCGCGTCCCAAAGACCAGTTCCAGGGACCCAATGTACA GTTTGGTACTCGTTTATCTGGAGGTGAAACTATTTTCCGTTCTCTTCGCATCAACAACCCCACCTTGTTTG ATATCCGTCTGGACTGGGAGATGTACAACATTTTTCCGAACGACCGCAAAGTGGTGGACGTCATGATGTCGTACGGGGAAAGCTTCCCTCTCAAGGAGTCTGACGACAACCCCGAGGGAGCGTCGAAGCTTTCTAACGGCGAGGCCGCCTGGAAAAGGACTCACATGTTAAGCTCGGAGGCTTCGTGCTGCAGCTCTGCT GGCACGGAACAAGAAGAAACAACcaaagatgaaaacaacaaactatgtcttccaaaaataaaaatgctgtcTGTCCACATTCGAGCCCATGTGGGAGACAAGTCAAACGAACCCTACTGTGTCACACCGCAGCAAATC ATCATCCCGGCACAAGGGAGCAACACCGTGAATGCGTCTTTCACCCCGCTCACCCTGAGCAAAACATCTTCCCAGTCCACATGCATAGGCTTGGGTCTGGGCTTCATTAGTCTGGACTCCGAG gAGGCTATCTGTGTGCCGGGTAAGGTGACACGACTCCATGGTTTGGATCTGGAGCCCATCCGAGTGGACCTCCTGGCGGTGATCAAGCCTGCAGT GCTCTTAGTACAGATGGAAGACGACAATAAAGTTTTGGGATTTCACACATCAGCTGGTGATTTAGTGAATACAGAGGGAGAGCAG GTGTTCCTGGAGGAATTTGACAACGTGCAGAGCTTCCTGCTAAGAAACCCCACTGAGATGGGCCTGGTCTTTCGACTCATAGCTCAGCCGCCGTTTTCATTGCACAAGGAGCCGACTCAGTCAGGGTCCAACGCCTACTGCAGATGGTCGGCCGCTGACCCCCAGACGTTGATTCTACGTTCCCAAAATAGCATGCTG GTGAGGGTGGCCTTCTGCTGCTCGCCGTCACTTTTAGAGCTCATCGAGCATCCCGTAGACGGCGTGACGCTCCTCACCAGTGACGATGGATACAAGCAGCTGAAGATCGAGCAGGATCTCATCATTcactacaacaacaacagccaGCAG ACGGTGCCGCTGTGCGCCCACGTGGAGCTTGCGACGCTAAGATTGTCCACCGATCACATCGATTTCGGACTCTGCTACTTGGGGCAGATGCAGGAGAAAGAAATCAAGCTCTATAGTATCGGCTCCCGAACTCACTGGTCATTGATTATAg AGTCGAGTGAGGACACTTCGAATGTCTTTAGCGTGACGCCCACCTCCGGGCTTCTCCGCTCCAAGGACCACCAACTGCTTCACGACCACTACCAACGTTTGGAGATCAGCTTCACCGCCAG tgCAGTGAAGCAGTACAAGGCCACAGTGGTGATCACCTCTTTGCTGGAGAAGAATCCGCTTATTCTGGAGCTCCAAGGCACAGGATCCCGACAGATGTAG
- the dlec1 gene encoding deleted in lung and esophageal cancer protein 1 isoform X3: MLQEQQEQKPARSDPPVDIHTPASAKSQDISHVLASTFKELYTNVTPCNLIKAKGRSNYHDKYVEELKRVRAEYNQRIKEADMLESHIIQARARAAGTEQRTTERMKEDFMDVPDLQGLPPVKSAFIWHVDEGLLQVNDLISPLDYIKPQKIQMKAPAIVKPDLTRPTIAYTMHVAKEVNDNTLWRMRNESESNQTVECSSLVLKSRKSPTEVQTRPLPKWKDEPSATDQAEGNSKLQKMKERQRILQNPRFLPPKDHQGAASLIRPRTVKKDDGMESSEESPVEVFLAIPPVVLFTVYNVGQVYETTLELKNVSFSSRDIRVLPASSSYFTIGLGRFPGKGGVVAPGMSCKFNVRFAPDSLADYEDRLVVESQGEHVLVVPIKAQRPPPVLTLPNVLDCGYCLIGGVRCVDFLCQNIGLSAGTFCIVPKNQWPITDPRSVVTSCYSDQPPFAVSPSFFSLQPGDTIVVEALFFPTTTERICRIFTIACDNCQVKDFCVQGEGQSIALELLSVSGKELPLILGEVHDITADYFVRFEPGNLHTVHQKTIVVRNNVHLELAFHWHIMKPNLQPLLPCELPDPLSIQYQPDRDDIFQVNPALGILTPCQDREFTISFFPKEMQDYHSVCHLVLSDIPQLPLETNDESRSGTLQPVRVGSKVSDTTVMEIEVKGSTEPFNILLVPYALIIPGEILISTTTRRHFKMWNNSKTPVSFQWDPVSSTCHKIEVEPATGKIDEKKCFAFELVVTGGKPEKVVTSLLCHIEHRSEPVTLVVEVTFKGPSVSISVPSVDFGLMRLGDQSSKTLYLDNVTQLDASWTLEEVHKSQDDGQDQQLTVEPCSGVLPPLTGCSVEIHFRPEFCQELETELELSVEDGTGCHLLVRADVQSPQLCLLNCELLLPELYMGVAAEGTVTIYNQTLLQSNFCWVEALKGQQASFCSATFEPLSGTLGPNASLDITVSFISQTDSALNDVIALCEVEGMNSPLVLSILAPTTQKLRVSYSLPDTSPVPDNKGQAELTIDFGDVLLAQPVTKQLLMTNHTAITASFTIQAEYFTCDVEKPSTPSQKSSHYMKKPLHSVQAKKLEEQSHKDFVSSLLANRKGAAFFIVPSAGTLEPFETQTVDVTAYSDVWGEYKDNLICNVGAIEPTHLPMQMLVKGCPLYFQIIGPRPKDQFQGPNVQFGTRLSGGETIFRSLRINNPTLFDIRLDWEMYNIFPNDRKVVDVMMSYGESFPLKESDDNPEGASKLSNGEAAWKRTHMLSSEASCCSSAGTEQEETTKDENNKLCLPKIKMLSVHIRAHVGDKSNEPYCVTPQQIIIPAQGSNTVNASFTPLTLSKTSSQSTCIGLGLGFISLDSEEAICVPGKVTRLHGLDLEPIRVDLLAVIKPAVLLVQMEDDNKVLGFHTSAGDLVNTEGEQVFLEEFDNVQSFLLRNPTEMGLVFRLIAQPPFSLHKEPTQSGSNAYCRWSAADPQTLILRSQNSMLVRVAFCCSPSLLELIEHPVDGVTLLTSDDGYKQLKIEQDLIIHYNNNSQQTVPLCAHVELATLRLSTDHIDFGLCYLGQMQEKEIKLYSIGSRTHWSLIIESSEDTSNVFSVTPTSGLLRSKDHQLLHDHYQRLEISFTASAVKQYKATVVITSLLEKNPLILELQGTGSRQM; this comes from the exons ATGCTGCAGGAGCAACAAGAGCAGAAACCTGCTCGGTCTGATCCTCCGGTGGACATTCACACACCTGCTTCTGCAAAATCCCAG GACATTTCTCACGTGTTGGCCAGCACCTTTAAGGAACTTTACACCAACGTGACACCATGCAACCTTATAAAGGCAAAAGGGAGGAGCAACTATCATGACAAATATGTTGAAGAGCTCAAACGG GTTCGGGCTGAATATAACCAGCGGATAAAAGAAGCTGATATGCTGGAGAGCCACATCATCCAGGCCAGAGCTCGGGCGGCTGGCACGGAGCAACGGACCACGGAACGGATGAAGGAGGACTTCATGGATGTGCCTGATCTTCAGGGCCTCCCTCCAG TCAAGTCAGCTTTTATCTGGCACGTTGATGAAGGGCTTCTTCAAGTAAATGACCTCATTTCACCACTGGACTATATAAAGCcgcaaaaaatacaaatgaaggcTCCAGCAATTg TAAAACCAGATCTTACCAGACCAACCATTGCCTACACCATGCATGTGGCTAAAGAGGTGAACGACAACACGCTATGGAGAATGAGgaacgagtccgagtccaacCAAACTGTGGAGTGCAGCTCACTGGTCCTAAAGAGCAGGAAGTCACCCACTGAG GTACAGACCAGACCTTTGCCCAAGTGGAAGGATGAGCCGAGCGCAACGGATCAAGCGGAGGGCAACAGTAAACTCCAAAAGATGAAGGAACGGCAACGCATTCTCCAAAATCCACGCTTCCTGCCTCCGAAAGATCACCAGGGTGCCGCCTCCCTCATCCGCCCTCGGACGGTGAAGAAGGACGACGGCATGGAAAG CTCCGAAGAAAGTCCAGTTGAGGTGTTCCTGGCCATACCACCTGTTGTGCTCTTCACAGTCTACAATGTGGGACAGGTGTATGAG ACAACACTGGagttaaaaaatgtgagcTTTTCCAGCCGTGACATTCGAGTCCTACCGGCGAGCAGTTCTTACTTCACTATTGGTCTCG gGAGATTTCCTGGCAAAGGCGGTGTTGTCGCTCCAGGCATGAGTTGTAAGTTCAACGTGCGCTTCGCTCCAGACTCCCTTGCCGACTATGAAGACCGCTTAGTGGTGGAAAGTCAGGGCGAGCATGTCCTCGTGGTCCCCATCAAGGCGCAGAGGCCGCCTCCTGTTCTGACCT TGCCGAATGTTCTGGACTGTGGTTATTGTCTCATCGGGGGAGTGAGATGTGTTGACTTCCTTTGTCAGAACATCGGTCTCAGTGCCGGAACCTTCTGTATCGTCCCAAAGAATCAGTGGCCAATCACCGATCCCAGG TCGGTGGTTACAAGTTGTTACTCAGACCAGCCTCCCTTTGCCGTCAGCccatctttcttttctctgCAGCCTGGCGACACCATTGTCGTCGAG GCTCTTTTCTTTCCCACCACCACCGAACGCATTTGCCGGATTTTCACAATCGCGTGCGACAATTGCCAAGTGAAAGACTTTTGCGTTCAAG GCGAAGGCCAATCGATCGCTCTTGAGCTGTTGTCCGTTTCCGGCAAGGAGCTGCCTCTTATTTTAGGGGAGGTGCACGACATCACCGCAGACTACTTTGTCCGATTCGAACCGGGCAACCTTCACACGGTTCATCAGAAGACGATAGTCGTCAGAAATAATGT CCATTTGGAGCTGGCTTTTCACTGGCACATCATGAAGCCCAACCTCCAGCCGCTCCTTCCCTGTGAACTCCCCGACCCCTTATCCATCCAGTACCAACCTGACAGAGATGACATTTTCCAAGTCAACCCGGCTTTGGGAATTCTGACCCCCTGCCAGGATCGAGAGTTCACTATCTCCTTCTTTCCCAAGGAG ATGCAGGATTACCACAGCGTGTGCCATTTAGTCCTGAGCGACATCCCCCAACTGCCCTTGGAGACCAACGACGAGAG cAGATCCGGCACCCTGCAGCCCGTTCGCGTCGGCTCCAAGGTGAGCGACACCACCGTCATGGAAATCGAAGTCAAAGGTTCTACGGAGCCTTTCAACATCCTGCTGGTGCCCTACGCCCTCATCATCCCCGGGGAAATTCTTATTTCCACCACCACCCGGCGACATTTTAAG ATGTGgaataacagcaaaacaccTGTCTCCTTCCAATGGGACCCGGTGAGCAGCACTTGTCACAAAATAGAAGTGGAGCCTGCTACTGGAAAAAttg ACGagaaaaagtgttttgcttttgaactGGTTGTAACCGGAGGCAAACCGGAGAAGGTGGTGACCAGTCTGCTCTGCCACATCGAGCACCGTTCCGAACCCGTCACCTTGGTGGTGGAGGTCACCTTCAAG GGTCCCAGTGTGAGTATCAGCGTACCCAGCGTGGACTTTGGTCTCATGAGACTCGGGGACCAGAGCAGCAAGACGCTATACCTCGACAACGTCACGCAACTGGATGCTTCCTGGACGCTAGAGGAGGTGCACAAGAGTCAAGATGATGGACAAGATCAGCAG ctGACTGTCGAGCCATGCAGTGGGGTGCTCCCCCCTTTGACCGGCTGCAGTGTGGAGATCCACTTCAGGCCGGAGTTCTGCCAAGAACTTGAAACGGAACTGGAGCTGTCAGTAGAGGATGGGACAGGATG TCACCTACTCGTGCGTGCGGATGTGCAGTCTCCTCAGCTGTGTCTACTGAATTGCGAGCTTCTCCTTCCTGAACTCTACATGGGAGTAGCTGCAGAAGGGACCGTCACTATCTACAACCAGACGCTCTTGCAATCCAATTTCTGCTGGGTG GAAGCGCTAAAGGGTCAGCAAGCATCTTTTTGTTCAGCAACCTTTGAACCCCTGTCAGGCACTTTAGGACCAAACGCCAGCTTGGATATCACAGTCTCCTTCATATCCCAAACAGAT TCTGCACTGAATGATGTCATCGCACTCTGCGAGGTGGAGGGCATGAACTCGCCTCTTGTTCTCAGCATCCTGGCGCCCACTACCCAGAAACTCAGAGTGTCCTACTCACTCCCTGACACCAG TCCCGTTCCAGACAACAAGGGGCAAGCGGAGTTGACGATCGATTTTGGTGACGTACTGCTGGCGCAACCTGTCACCAAGCAGCTGCTTATGACCAATCACACCGCCATCACGGCATCTTTCACCATCCAGGCGGAATATTTCACCTGTGACGTGGAAAAGCCCAGCACCCCATCACAGAAAAG CTCCCATTACATGAAGAAGCCGCTTCACTCCGTCCAAGCCAAGAAATTAGAGGAGCAATCACACAAGG ACTTTGTGAGCAGCTTGCTGGCTAACAGAAAAGGTGCAGCCTTCTTCATCGTGCCAAGTGCCGGAACGCTGGAACCCTTTGAGACCCAAACTGTGGACGTGACCGCCTACAGCGACGTGTGGGGGGAGTACAAAGATAATCTCATATGCAAT gtggGGGCCATTGAGCCCACCCACCTCCCTATGCAGATGCTCGTGAAAGGCTGTCCGCTCTACTTCCAAATCATAGGCCCGCGTCCCAAAGACCAGTTCCAGGGACCCAATGTACA GTTTGGTACTCGTTTATCTGGAGGTGAAACTATTTTCCGTTCTCTTCGCATCAACAACCCCACCTTGTTTG ATATCCGTCTGGACTGGGAGATGTACAACATTTTTCCGAACGACCGCAAAGTGGTGGACGTCATGATGTCGTACGGGGAAAGCTTCCCTCTCAAGGAGTCTGACGACAACCCCGAGGGAGCGTCGAAGCTTTCTAACGGCGAGGCCGCCTGGAAAAGGACTCACATGTTAAGCTCGGAGGCTTCGTGCTGCAGCTCTGCT GGCACGGAACAAGAAGAAACAACcaaagatgaaaacaacaaactatgtcttccaaaaataaaaatgctgtcTGTCCACATTCGAGCCCATGTGGGAGACAAGTCAAACGAACCCTACTGTGTCACACCGCAGCAAATC ATCATCCCGGCACAAGGGAGCAACACCGTGAATGCGTCTTTCACCCCGCTCACCCTGAGCAAAACATCTTCCCAGTCCACATGCATAGGCTTGGGTCTGGGCTTCATTAGTCTGGACTCCGAG gAGGCTATCTGTGTGCCGGGTAAGGTGACACGACTCCATGGTTTGGATCTGGAGCCCATCCGAGTGGACCTCCTGGCGGTGATCAAGCCTGCAGT GCTCTTAGTACAGATGGAAGACGACAATAAAGTTTTGGGATTTCACACATCAGCTGGTGATTTAGTGAATACAGAGGGAGAGCAG GTGTTCCTGGAGGAATTTGACAACGTGCAGAGCTTCCTGCTAAGAAACCCCACTGAGATGGGCCTGGTCTTTCGACTCATAGCTCAGCCGCCGTTTTCATTGCACAAGGAGCCGACTCAGTCAGGGTCCAACGCCTACTGCAGATGGTCGGCCGCTGACCCCCAGACGTTGATTCTACGTTCCCAAAATAGCATGCTG GTGAGGGTGGCCTTCTGCTGCTCGCCGTCACTTTTAGAGCTCATCGAGCATCCCGTAGACGGCGTGACGCTCCTCACCAGTGACGATGGATACAAGCAGCTGAAGATCGAGCAGGATCTCATCATTcactacaacaacaacagccaGCAG ACGGTGCCGCTGTGCGCCCACGTGGAGCTTGCGACGCTAAGATTGTCCACCGATCACATCGATTTCGGACTCTGCTACTTGGGGCAGATGCAGGAGAAAGAAATCAAGCTCTATAGTATCGGCTCCCGAACTCACTGGTCATTGATTATAg AGTCGAGTGAGGACACTTCGAATGTCTTTAGCGTGACGCCCACCTCCGGGCTTCTCCGCTCCAAGGACCACCAACTGCTTCACGACCACTACCAACGTTTGGAGATCAGCTTCACCGCCAG tgCAGTGAAGCAGTACAAGGCCACAGTGGTGATCACCTCTTTGCTGGAGAAGAATCCGCTTATTCTGGAGCTCCAAGGCACAGGATCCCGACAGATGTAG